A single region of the Neotabrizicola shimadae genome encodes:
- a CDS encoding acyl-CoA dehydrogenase family protein, which translates to MTDQSPIAAAMPMSAPGDYYDLTRIRPEVLAALEKINTMGPAFAARAKSVDDEASFPTENYRDLADAGFLGLSIPQEFGGWGFSMGEYAMVGAEIAKYCGATALTFNMHNSSMAWSRFMYDMPNLTPEERAEFAPLRERQFLRAMKERAIYSQPISEGGQNWTSKPNQTQARAVEGGWKINGFKKFASLAGYCDYYTIVCTEVFEGIEPRHEDTMLFVVHKDTPGLLVKGEWDPLGMRGTNSRDLILKDVFVTKDDLLMPRGIFGKTLPNWPHMMATLSPTYMGVAQGAFDFTVAYLQGRVPGQPPIDRRMYATKRIAVGKMYARLAAMRALWWQAFGEAKGFPSKGEVMRMYAAQYNVMEGVQEIAAMAIRTCGGQSMLRSLPLERMYRDSRCGALMLPYTSEIMEDYLSVLSLYDMDELDTAPGDEGGARNSLWRGDSGTLRMLR; encoded by the coding sequence ATGACCGACCAGAGCCCGATCGCCGCCGCCATGCCGATGAGCGCCCCTGGCGACTATTACGACCTGACCCGCATCCGCCCCGAAGTTCTGGCCGCGCTGGAAAAGATCAACACGATGGGCCCGGCCTTTGCCGCCCGCGCGAAATCGGTGGATGACGAGGCCTCCTTCCCGACCGAAAACTACCGCGACCTCGCCGATGCCGGCTTCCTCGGCCTCTCGATCCCGCAGGAATTCGGCGGCTGGGGCTTCTCCATGGGTGAATACGCCATGGTGGGCGCCGAAATCGCCAAGTACTGCGGCGCCACCGCGCTGACCTTCAACATGCACAATTCCTCGATGGCCTGGTCGCGCTTCATGTACGACATGCCGAACCTGACGCCCGAGGAAAGGGCCGAATTCGCGCCGCTGCGCGAACGCCAGTTCCTGCGCGCCATGAAGGAACGCGCGATCTATTCGCAGCCGATCTCCGAAGGCGGCCAGAACTGGACCTCCAAGCCCAACCAGACGCAGGCCCGTGCGGTGGAAGGCGGCTGGAAGATCAACGGTTTCAAGAAGTTCGCTTCGCTGGCCGGCTATTGCGACTACTACACCATCGTCTGCACCGAGGTCTTTGAAGGCATCGAACCGCGTCACGAAGACACGATGCTGTTCGTCGTCCACAAGGATACGCCCGGCCTTCTGGTGAAAGGCGAGTGGGATCCTCTGGGGATGCGCGGCACCAATTCCCGCGACCTGATCCTGAAGGATGTCTTCGTCACCAAGGACGACCTGCTCATGCCGCGCGGCATCTTCGGCAAGACGCTGCCGAACTGGCCGCACATGATGGCCACCCTCTCGCCCACCTACATGGGCGTGGCCCAGGGCGCGTTCGATTTCACCGTGGCCTATCTCCAGGGCCGTGTGCCGGGCCAGCCGCCCATCGACCGCCGCATGTATGCGACCAAGCGCATCGCCGTGGGCAAGATGTATGCCCGGCTCGCCGCCATGCGCGCGCTCTGGTGGCAGGCCTTCGGCGAGGCCAAGGGCTTCCCCTCCAAGGGCGAGGTCATGCGCATGTATGCTGCGCAGTATAATGTGATGGAGGGCGTGCAGGAAATCGCCGCCATGGCGATCCGCACCTGCGGCGGCCAGTCCATGCTGCGCTCGCTGCCCCTGGAACGCATGTACCGCGACAGCCGCTGCGGCGCGCTGATGCTGCCCTATACCTCGGAAATCATGGAAGATTACCTCTCGGTCCTCTCGCTCTACGACATGGACGAGCTGGATACCGCACCGGGGGACGAGGGTGGCGCGCGCAACTCGCTGTGGCGTGGCGACAGCGGCACCCTCCGGATGCTGCGCTGA
- a CDS encoding ABC transporter substrate-binding protein, whose translation MKKFLLGTAMAMGLAGMAQAEGYKIGISNTVQGNGWREEMVCAMKAEALASGKVESLNIAHRNTDAAGQLEDIRNLIQAGVNAIVVNPANADGINAAIKEATDKGIVVVAVDQAVTEPSAYILSNNQEEYAYLGAKWLFEQMGGKGAVVYMRGAAGAGADNDRDKGFKRAMAEFPDITVAQEVFTGWQQDQGKQQINDIIAAGVPFQGVWTSGIDNVIVDAFVESGAPLVPIVGADNAGFVSQLSSVEGLKGAAVTNPGSVGGAGVALAIKILDGQAPAEKTVLVDPVLWENVTDEGKATLAAAANPNLSPEWPVSVSIPGWTTYTMDQIIACKGPGE comes from the coding sequence ATGAAGAAATTTCTGCTGGGTACCGCCATGGCCATGGGCCTTGCCGGCATGGCGCAGGCGGAAGGCTACAAGATCGGCATTTCCAACACCGTGCAGGGCAACGGCTGGCGGGAAGAGATGGTCTGCGCCATGAAGGCCGAGGCGCTGGCCTCGGGCAAGGTGGAAAGCCTGAACATCGCCCACCGCAACACCGATGCGGCCGGCCAGCTGGAGGACATCCGCAACCTGATCCAGGCGGGCGTGAACGCCATCGTGGTGAACCCGGCCAATGCCGACGGCATCAACGCGGCGATCAAGGAAGCGACCGACAAGGGCATCGTCGTGGTGGCGGTGGACCAGGCGGTGACCGAGCCTTCGGCCTATATCCTGTCGAACAACCAGGAAGAATATGCCTACCTGGGCGCCAAGTGGCTGTTCGAGCAGATGGGCGGCAAGGGCGCCGTGGTCTACATGCGCGGCGCGGCCGGCGCGGGGGCGGACAATGACCGCGACAAGGGCTTCAAGCGGGCGATGGCGGAATTCCCCGACATCACCGTGGCGCAGGAAGTCTTCACCGGCTGGCAGCAGGACCAGGGCAAGCAGCAGATCAACGACATCATCGCGGCGGGCGTGCCGTTCCAGGGCGTCTGGACCAGCGGCATCGACAACGTGATCGTGGATGCCTTCGTGGAAAGCGGCGCGCCGCTGGTGCCGATTGTCGGCGCGGACAACGCGGGCTTCGTGAGCCAGCTGTCCTCGGTCGAAGGGCTGAAGGGCGCGGCGGTGACGAACCCCGGCTCGGTCGGCGGCGCGGGCGTGGCGCTGGCGATCAAGATCCTGGACGGCCAGGCCCCGGCCGAGAAGACCGTTCTGGTGGACCCGGTGCTGTGGGAAAACGTGACGGACGAGGGCAAGGCGACGCTGGCCGCGGCGGCCAACCCGAACCTGTCGCCGGAATGGCCGGTTTCGGTGTCGATCCCCGGCTGGACCACCTACACGATGGACCAGATCATCGCCTGCAAGGGCCCGGGCGAATAA
- a CDS encoding sugar ABC transporter ATP-binding protein gives MTPAGTTSAVLDAQGVSKRFGAVVALKDASLQVGRGEIVALMGANGAGKSTLVKILTGALKRDSGHVRIHGRDVRLSSPGAARASGLVPIYQEPSLIPDLDVADNLRLCETPVEPFQHWVAELGIADLRMDDAIRALPLATLRILDLARALAVEPDVLMLDEMTAALPTDLVERVLRTVRAQADAGRSVIYVSHRFREIAAICDRATVLREGLTVGDLKIEPGIEEHIVELMLGGAVTAPERHATAARRAPGEARLKVRGLRAGTRLSDVSFDLYRGEVLGVVALEGQGQDELFDVLAGNRPALAGGLEVDGKAVAFHHPADAIAEGLTLVPGDRAHALLMSRSVRENIAVPLLARVRNWGAIAMRDEAARVGAAIERLQIDTRAQGEVRRLSGGNQQKVTIARWIAKGVKTLLLFDPTRGIDIRTKRQIYALVRELADQGAAVLFYTSELAEIRLACDRVVVIFNGRVVDSFDAAEADEARLMRAAYGLTAKDAVPS, from the coding sequence ATGACCCCAGCTGGAACGACGAGTGCCGTTCTGGACGCGCAAGGCGTGTCGAAAAGATTTGGCGCGGTGGTCGCGCTGAAGGATGCCTCGCTTCAGGTGGGCCGGGGCGAAATTGTCGCGCTGATGGGCGCGAACGGGGCGGGCAAGTCCACGCTGGTGAAGATCCTCACCGGTGCGCTGAAGCGCGACAGCGGGCATGTGCGTATTCACGGGCGCGACGTGCGGCTGTCTTCGCCGGGGGCGGCGCGGGCTTCGGGGCTGGTGCCGATCTATCAGGAGCCCTCGCTGATCCCCGATCTGGATGTGGCCGACAACCTGCGGCTGTGCGAGACGCCGGTGGAGCCGTTCCAGCACTGGGTGGCGGAACTGGGCATTGCCGACCTGCGGATGGACGATGCGATCCGCGCGCTGCCACTGGCCACCTTGCGCATCCTGGACCTGGCGCGCGCGCTGGCGGTGGAGCCGGACGTGCTGATGCTGGACGAGATGACGGCGGCGCTGCCGACCGACCTGGTGGAGCGGGTGCTGAGGACGGTGCGGGCGCAGGCGGATGCGGGGCGTTCGGTGATCTATGTCTCGCACCGGTTCCGCGAGATCGCGGCGATCTGTGACCGCGCCACGGTGCTGCGCGAGGGGCTGACGGTCGGCGACCTGAAGATCGAGCCGGGGATCGAGGAGCATATCGTGGAGCTGATGCTGGGCGGCGCGGTGACGGCGCCCGAACGGCATGCCACGGCGGCGCGGCGGGCGCCGGGCGAGGCGCGGCTGAAGGTGCGCGGCCTGCGGGCGGGCACGCGGTTGTCGGACGTGTCGTTCGACCTGTACCGCGGCGAGGTTCTGGGCGTCGTGGCTCTGGAAGGCCAGGGTCAGGACGAATTGTTCGACGTCTTGGCCGGCAACCGGCCTGCACTCGCGGGCGGGCTGGAGGTGGATGGCAAGGCGGTCGCGTTCCACCATCCGGCGGATGCGATTGCCGAGGGGCTGACGCTGGTGCCGGGCGACCGCGCCCATGCGCTGCTCATGTCGCGGTCGGTGCGCGAGAACATTGCCGTGCCGCTCTTGGCCCGCGTTCGGAATTGGGGCGCCATCGCGATGCGCGACGAGGCGGCGCGGGTGGGCGCGGCCATCGAGCGGTTGCAGATCGACACGCGGGCGCAGGGTGAGGTGCGGCGGCTGTCGGGCGGCAACCAGCAGAAGGTGACAATCGCGCGCTGGATCGCCAAGGGCGTGAAAACGCTGCTCTTGTTCGACCCGACGCGCGGCATCGACATCCGCACCAAGCGGCAGATCTATGCGCTTGTCCGGGAACTGGCCGATCAGGGCGCGGCGGTCCTGTTCTATACCTCGGAACTGGCCGAAATCCGCTTGGCCTGCGACCGCGTGGTGGTGATCTTCAACGGCCGCGTGGTGGACAGTTTCGATGCGGCCGAAGCCGACGAGGCCCGGCTGATGCGCGCGGCCTATGGCCTGACCGCGAAAGACGCGGTGCCGTCATGA
- a CDS encoding alpha/beta fold hydrolase, whose product MPRDTVHVHARIAADPAAVWAVARDFGGAWHPWIDRVRTERDAKGHLIRAFTVKGEDTLYREQRTYLSDSDRVLAYTHLEGISGADSYDARLTVTPADEGGSVVTWIAQVSAPATRLGSICEGTRAVFQAGIQALGTAAAPPDPAPEPRLPDPEIQEITLDGLPRLGLSVTPDLGDGRLCLFLHGIGGNRRNWHRQLSAVAPHMRAAALDLRGYGTSTLGPRQTGVDDYIADILRVAEALGARRLVLVGLSYGSWIATSFATWHPDRLDGLVLSGGCTGMSEAGPEEREAFRLSREVPLNAGQVPADFAPAVVKVLAGPHATEDIRAELLASMAEIPASTYRDALTCFTNPLERFDFARLTMPVLMMTGEHDRLAPPAEIRGVAGRIWDSAPHPDVRFEVIPGAGHLCNIEQPAPYNRHLTEFLSGLPA is encoded by the coding sequence ATGCCGCGCGATACCGTTCATGTCCATGCCCGCATCGCCGCCGATCCGGCGGCGGTCTGGGCCGTGGCGCGCGATTTCGGTGGGGCCTGGCACCCCTGGATCGACAGGGTCCGCACCGAACGCGACGCGAAGGGCCACCTGATCCGTGCCTTCACCGTGAAGGGCGAGGACACGCTCTACCGCGAACAACGGACCTACCTGTCCGACAGCGACCGGGTGCTGGCCTATACCCACCTGGAAGGCATCTCCGGCGCCGACAGCTACGATGCGCGCCTGACGGTGACCCCGGCCGACGAGGGCGGTTCCGTCGTCACCTGGATCGCCCAGGTCAGCGCCCCAGCCACCCGGCTCGGGTCCATCTGCGAGGGCACCCGCGCGGTGTTTCAGGCGGGGATTCAGGCGCTCGGCACAGCCGCCGCGCCGCCCGACCCGGCCCCCGAACCCAGGCTTCCGGACCCGGAGATCCAGGAGATCACCCTCGACGGTCTCCCCCGCCTTGGCCTCTCGGTCACGCCCGACCTTGGCGACGGGCGGCTCTGCCTCTTCCTGCATGGCATCGGCGGCAACCGCCGCAACTGGCACAGGCAACTCTCCGCCGTCGCGCCCCACATGCGCGCCGCCGCTCTCGACCTGCGCGGCTATGGCACCAGCACGCTCGGCCCCCGCCAGACCGGCGTTGACGACTACATCGCCGACATCCTTCGCGTGGCCGAAGCGCTCGGCGCGCGGCGGCTGGTTCTGGTGGGCCTGTCCTACGGCTCCTGGATCGCCACCTCCTTCGCCACCTGGCACCCCGACCGGCTGGACGGCCTCGTGCTCTCGGGCGGCTGCACCGGCATGTCAGAGGCCGGGCCCGAGGAACGCGAAGCCTTCCGCCTCAGCCGCGAGGTGCCGCTGAACGCGGGCCAGGTCCCCGCCGACTTCGCCCCCGCCGTGGTCAAGGTGCTGGCCGGCCCCCACGCCACGGAAGACATCCGCGCCGAGCTTCTGGCCTCCATGGCCGAAATCCCCGCCTCCACCTACCGCGACGCGCTCACCTGTTTCACCAATCCCCTGGAACGCTTCGACTTCGCGCGCCTCACCATGCCCGTCCTGATGATGACGGGCGAGCACGACCGCCTCGCCCCCCCCGCCGAAATCCGCGGCGTCGCCGGGCGCATCTGGGACAGCGCCCCGCACCCCGACGTCCGGTTCGAGGTCATCCCCGGCGCGGGCCACCTGTGCAACATCGAGCAACCCGCGCCCTACAACCGTCACCTCACCGAATTCCTCTCCGGCCTGCCCGCATGA
- a CDS encoding MurR/RpiR family transcriptional regulator: protein MADEDGAPRDFEELRQRLARRGEGLSPRLAQVARYVLNHPEEVALDTLVKLAERAGVPPATITRFAKDLDFAGFAEFQAVFRERLLGPHRPFAERVAGAAGADLDRPGDVFAGLVGAGVQSLLRIEDTLDRAALAGFVAALAEAEAVHVAAARGAFGLGAYSVYGLASVGKRAHLVDNLGAMRREQAAAIGPRDVLWVMTFDDYTPESVEVARLAHAAGRRVVAITDNDLSPVAGLASPVLFVNEARLGHFRSQVPAMVVCQSVILSLGRLLGAAQGDVEQNNQTDDT from the coding sequence ATGGCGGATGAGGACGGCGCGCCGCGCGATTTCGAGGAACTGAGGCAGAGGCTGGCACGGCGGGGCGAGGGGCTCAGTCCGCGGCTGGCGCAGGTCGCGCGCTATGTGCTGAACCACCCCGAGGAGGTGGCGCTGGATACCCTGGTCAAGTTGGCCGAGCGGGCCGGGGTGCCGCCGGCCACCATCACGCGGTTCGCCAAGGATCTGGATTTCGCGGGCTTTGCCGAGTTCCAGGCGGTGTTCCGCGAACGGCTTCTGGGCCCGCACCGGCCCTTTGCCGAACGGGTGGCGGGGGCGGCGGGGGCGGACCTGGACCGCCCTGGCGATGTATTCGCGGGGCTGGTGGGGGCCGGGGTGCAATCGCTTCTGCGGATCGAGGATACGCTGGACCGGGCGGCACTGGCCGGGTTCGTGGCGGCGCTGGCCGAGGCCGAGGCGGTGCATGTGGCGGCGGCGCGGGGGGCCTTCGGGCTTGGCGCCTACAGCGTGTACGGCCTGGCGAGCGTGGGCAAGCGCGCGCATCTAGTGGACAATCTGGGCGCCATGCGGCGCGAGCAGGCGGCGGCCATCGGGCCGCGCGACGTGCTGTGGGTGATGACCTTCGACGATTATACGCCCGAAAGCGTGGAGGTCGCGCGGCTGGCCCATGCGGCGGGGCGGCGTGTGGTGGCGATCACCGACAATGACCTGAGCCCGGTGGCGGGCCTCGCCTCGCCGGTGCTGTTCGTGAACGAGGCCCGGCTTGGGCACTTCCGGTCGCAGGTGCCGGCGATGGTGGTCTGCCAGAGCGTGATCCTGAGCCTGGGCCGATTGCTGGGTGCGGCACAGGGCGACGTGGAACAGAATAATCAAACCGACGATACCTGA
- a CDS encoding peptidase M29, which translates to MLQERIEGKWLAAFRRVLALNGIGKGTPIAILSETQSRPVLVQLCELAAYDLGAEFCMIQMPTPPQSAPVPVKSTGTSWALQGNRAVVEALKRVEVIVDCTVEGLIHAPEWPEIEEAGNTRLLVITNEHPEILERTEPKAEDGIKLQIGIQMLREASEMRVTSPAGTDLTVDLRGAPCGGTAGFGTTPGAVAHWPGGLCLAFPGKDAVNGRIVMDVGDMNLTFKTFLTSRIDFTVENDFVTAIKGDGIDALHLREYMEAWGDRNAYGLSHVGWGMNHGAKWVSAAMYDKRDMQAVEFRAIAGSFLWSTGANQYAGRYTLGHFDLPMRNCTIALDGRVVVKDGVLQGELA; encoded by the coding sequence ATGCTGCAAGAGCGCATCGAAGGGAAGTGGCTTGCCGCTTTCCGCAGGGTTCTCGCATTGAACGGCATCGGGAAGGGCACGCCGATTGCCATCCTGTCCGAAACGCAATCGCGCCCGGTGCTGGTGCAACTCTGCGAACTGGCGGCCTATGACCTGGGCGCCGAATTCTGCATGATCCAGATGCCCACGCCGCCGCAATCCGCGCCGGTCCCGGTGAAATCCACCGGCACAAGTTGGGCGCTTCAAGGCAACCGCGCGGTGGTCGAGGCGCTGAAACGTGTCGAGGTCATCGTGGATTGCACCGTGGAAGGGCTGATCCACGCCCCCGAATGGCCCGAAATCGAAGAGGCCGGCAACACCCGCCTTCTGGTCATCACCAACGAACACCCGGAAATCCTCGAACGCACCGAACCGAAGGCCGAAGACGGCATCAAGCTTCAGATCGGCATCCAGATGCTGCGCGAAGCCTCGGAAATGCGCGTGACCTCGCCCGCCGGCACCGACCTGACGGTTGACCTGCGCGGCGCGCCCTGCGGTGGCACCGCGGGTTTCGGCACCACGCCCGGCGCCGTGGCGCACTGGCCGGGCGGGCTCTGCCTCGCCTTCCCCGGAAAGGATGCGGTCAACGGTCGCATCGTGATGGACGTCGGCGACATGAACCTGACGTTCAAGACCTTCCTGACCAGCCGCATCGACTTCACGGTCGAGAACGACTTCGTCACCGCCATCAAGGGCGACGGCATAGATGCGCTTCATCTGCGCGAGTACATGGAGGCCTGGGGCGACCGCAACGCCTATGGCCTGTCCCATGTCGGCTGGGGCATGAACCACGGCGCGAAATGGGTCTCGGCCGCGATGTACGACAAGCGCGACATGCAGGCCGTGGAGTTCCGTGCCATCGCCGGATCGTTCCTCTGGTCCACCGGCGCCAACCAGTATGCCGGGCGCTACACGCTCGGCCATTTCGACCTTCCGATGAGAAATTGCACCATCGCCCTCGACGGGCGCGTCGTCGTCAAGGACGGCGTTTTGCAGGGAGAACTTGCCTGA
- a CDS encoding Gfo/Idh/MocA family protein — MSTISGIGAAVIGTGFIGTVHVEALRRLGVPVRGVLGSSAARGAERAAALGVSHSYGSLDELLADPAVQVVHVTSPNVAHYPQVKAILAAGKHVICEKPLAMTSAQSAEMVALARASGKVAAVCYNIRFYPLNQQARGMVAAGELGDIRLVTGQYHQDWLARPTDWNWRLEADEGGALRSVGDIGTHWVDLVSFITGQKVAAVMAELATFLPERQKPVGPVETFSAAQGATETRRVETDDAAMILLRFADGARGALTTSQVSFGKKNALDWEIAGAAGAAAWFSETPDHLWLGHRDRPNAVLQRDPGLMNATGRAAAALPGGHVEGFADSFRAFFAQVYGDVARGGRGPESTWASFEDGHHEMLFCDAVLASAREGRWVELGETR, encoded by the coding sequence GTGAGCACGATCAGCGGAATCGGCGCGGCGGTCATCGGCACCGGCTTCATCGGCACGGTGCATGTCGAGGCGTTGCGGCGCCTTGGCGTGCCGGTGCGCGGGGTGCTGGGGTCATCGGCCGCGCGCGGTGCGGAACGGGCGGCGGCGCTTGGCGTGAGCCATTCCTATGGCTCGCTTGACGAATTGCTGGCGGATCCGGCGGTGCAGGTGGTGCATGTCACGTCGCCCAATGTCGCGCATTATCCGCAGGTGAAGGCGATCCTCGCTGCGGGAAAACATGTGATCTGCGAGAAGCCCCTTGCCATGACCTCGGCCCAGTCGGCCGAGATGGTGGCGCTGGCAAGGGCAAGCGGGAAGGTGGCGGCGGTCTGCTACAACATCCGCTTCTATCCCCTGAACCAGCAGGCGCGCGGCATGGTGGCGGCGGGCGAGCTGGGGGATATCCGGTTGGTGACCGGGCAGTATCACCAGGACTGGCTGGCCAGGCCCACCGACTGGAACTGGCGGCTGGAGGCCGACGAGGGCGGCGCGCTGCGGTCGGTGGGCGACATCGGCACGCATTGGGTTGACCTTGTGAGCTTCATCACCGGGCAGAAGGTGGCGGCGGTGATGGCAGAACTGGCGACCTTCCTGCCCGAACGGCAAAAGCCGGTGGGGCCGGTAGAGACGTTTTCGGCGGCGCAGGGCGCGACCGAGACGCGCCGGGTCGAAACCGATGACGCTGCGATGATCCTTCTGCGCTTCGCGGATGGTGCGCGGGGGGCGCTGACCACCAGCCAGGTGAGCTTTGGCAAGAAGAACGCGCTGGATTGGGAGATTGCCGGCGCCGCCGGCGCAGCGGCCTGGTTTTCCGAGACGCCGGACCATCTGTGGCTGGGCCACCGCGACAGGCCGAACGCGGTGTTGCAGCGCGATCCGGGGCTGATGAACGCCACCGGGCGTGCGGCGGCGGCGCTGCCGGGCGGGCATGTGGAGGGCTTCGCCGACAGCTTCCGCGCCTTCTTCGCGCAGGTCTATGGCGACGTGGCGCGCGGCGGGCGGGGGCCGGAGTCCACCTGGGCCAGCTTTGAGGACGGGCACCACGAGATGCTGTTCTGCGATGCCGTGCTGGCCTCGGCGCGCGAAGGCCGTTGGGTCGAACTGGGAGAGACAAGATGA
- a CDS encoding SDR family NAD(P)-dependent oxidoreductase, with the protein MAGISFDFSGAFVLVVGASRAGIGAAIARAFQDAGAEVAITGAEPEPAEEDRGRFVYTQLDVTDGAAVRALSAAMPRLDVLVNGAAITSRGEEMAPEFFERVVDVNLHGTFRCAEAFHPQLKASKGSLINIASMYATFGSPKNPAYGASKAAVAQLTRSLAIAWAADGIRVNAVAPGFIVTQQSARSRTDPAHVAAVNLRTPMGRWGQPEDIAAPVLFLASPGAAFMTGTCLAIDGGYSVA; encoded by the coding sequence ATGGCGGGAATCAGCTTCGATTTTTCGGGGGCTTTCGTGCTTGTCGTCGGCGCAAGCAGGGCCGGCATCGGAGCCGCCATCGCGCGGGCCTTTCAGGACGCCGGGGCCGAGGTGGCGATCACCGGGGCAGAACCGGAACCGGCGGAAGAGGATCGCGGACGTTTTGTCTATACTCAGCTGGACGTGACCGATGGGGCAGCGGTTCGCGCGCTGTCGGCGGCGATGCCGCGGCTGGACGTGCTGGTGAACGGGGCCGCCATCACCTCGCGCGGGGAGGAGATGGCGCCAGAGTTCTTTGAACGGGTGGTGGACGTGAACCTGCACGGCACCTTCCGCTGTGCCGAGGCCTTCCATCCGCAACTGAAGGCGTCGAAGGGCAGTCTGATCAACATCGCCTCGATGTATGCGACCTTCGGCAGCCCGAAGAATCCGGCCTATGGCGCCAGCAAGGCGGCAGTGGCGCAGCTGACGCGGTCGCTGGCGATTGCCTGGGCGGCGGACGGCATCCGGGTGAATGCGGTGGCGCCGGGGTTCATCGTGACGCAGCAATCGGCGCGCAGCCGCACCGACCCGGCGCATGTGGCGGCAGTGAACCTGCGGACGCCGATGGGGCGATGGGGCCAGCCCGAGGATATCGCGGCGCCGGTGCTGTTCCTCGCCTCGCCCGGCGCTGCCTTCATGACCGGGACGTGCCTGGCCATTGACGGCGGCTATTCTGTAGCGTGA
- a CDS encoding oxidoreductase, protein MDMGLGDRVIVVTGGAAGIGRAIAGLAAAEGVGALVLVDRDAAGCALAAEAVGGLALCEDMADPEAPARVAAAVRARFGRIDGLVNAAGLTTRGSFVTGTADVWDRLFDVNARGAFLMMQAAILDMQARGAAGAIVNILSMNAHCGIPELAIYAATKGALATLTKNAAHAHMADRIRVNGINLGWVATESERHMQAEVLGKGPGWEAEAAAGLPLKRLVTAEEAARLAVFLLGEASVPMSGALVDFEQKVAGAI, encoded by the coding sequence ATGGACATGGGGCTTGGTGACCGGGTGATCGTCGTCACCGGCGGGGCGGCGGGGATCGGCCGGGCCATCGCGGGGCTGGCCGCTGCCGAGGGCGTGGGCGCGCTGGTGCTGGTGGACCGCGACGCAGCAGGTTGCGCGCTCGCGGCCGAGGCGGTGGGAGGGCTGGCGCTGTGCGAGGATATGGCGGACCCCGAAGCTCCGGCCCGGGTGGCGGCGGCGGTGCGGGCGCGGTTCGGGCGGATCGACGGGCTGGTGAATGCGGCGGGGCTGACCACGCGGGGGTCGTTCGTGACGGGGACGGCGGATGTCTGGGACCGGCTGTTCGACGTGAATGCGCGGGGCGCCTTCCTGATGATGCAGGCGGCGATCCTGGACATGCAGGCGCGGGGTGCGGCGGGCGCGATCGTCAACATCCTGTCGATGAACGCGCATTGCGGCATACCGGAACTGGCGATCTATGCGGCGACCAAGGGCGCGCTGGCCACACTGACGAAGAACGCAGCCCATGCGCATATGGCGGACCGGATCCGGGTGAACGGCATCAACCTGGGCTGGGTGGCGACGGAGAGCGAGCGGCACATGCAGGCCGAGGTTCTGGGCAAGGGTCCGGGCTGGGAGGCCGAGGCGGCGGCGGGGCTGCCGCTGAAGCGGCTGGTGACGGCGGAGGAGGCGGCGCGGCTGGCGGTGTTTCTTCTGGGCGAGGCTTCGGTGCCGATGAGCGGGGCGCTGGTGGATTTCGAGCAGAAGGTGGCAGGGGCCATCTGA
- a CDS encoding sugar phosphate isomerase/epimerase family protein — MKLGILTAPFPELSLGEVAQWAKGAGFEALEIACWPSTGGETRRYAGTAHLPIEDMTPGLASEIADDIAAQGLAISGLGYYPNPLHADAAHREMVIGHLKKVIRAAAMMKVGVVNTFVGGDRTLTLDQNWARAEQIFPDIVSFARDHGVALAFENCPMIFSHDEWPGGHNIAYSPKIWRRIFDSWGDGVGMNFDPSHLVWQMIDPLRFIREFGGRMVHVHAKDLMIDREGLYENGIMSLGMGWQVPRIPGLGEVDWPPLFAALYRAGYDGPVIIEHEDRNFEGTREKVERGFLLARDVLRPYVK, encoded by the coding sequence ATGAAACTGGGCATCCTGACCGCCCCCTTCCCCGAGTTGAGCCTGGGCGAGGTGGCCCAATGGGCGAAAGGCGCGGGGTTCGAGGCGCTGGAGATCGCCTGCTGGCCTTCGACCGGCGGCGAGACGCGGCGCTATGCCGGTACGGCGCATCTGCCGATCGAGGACATGACGCCGGGGCTGGCCAGCGAGATTGCCGACGACATCGCGGCGCAGGGGCTGGCGATATCGGGCCTTGGCTATTACCCCAATCCGCTGCACGCCGATGCGGCGCACCGCGAGATGGTTATCGGGCATTTGAAGAAGGTCATCCGCGCGGCGGCGATGATGAAGGTTGGCGTCGTCAACACCTTCGTCGGCGGCGACCGGACCCTGACGCTGGATCAGAACTGGGCGCGGGCAGAGCAGATCTTCCCTGACATCGTCTCCTTTGCGCGCGACCACGGGGTGGCCCTTGCCTTCGAGAACTGCCCGATGATCTTTTCCCATGACGAATGGCCGGGCGGGCACAACATCGCCTATTCGCCGAAGATCTGGCGGCGCATCTTCGACAGCTGGGGCGACGGCGTGGGGATGAATTTCGATCCAAGCCATCTTGTGTGGCAGATGATCGACCCGCTACGCTTCATCCGCGAGTTCGGAGGCCGCATGGTCCATGTGCACGCCAAGGACCTGATGATCGACAGGGAGGGTCTGTACGAAAACGGGATCATGTCGCTTGGCATGGGCTGGCAGGTGCCGCGGATACCGGGGCTGGGAGAGGTGGACTGGCCCCCGCTGTTCGCGGCGCTGTACCGCGCCGGATACGACGGGCCGGTGATCATCGAGCACGAGGACCGCAATTTCGAGGGGACGCGCGAAAAGGTCGAACGCGGGTTCCTTCTGGCGAGAGACGTCCTTCGCCCCTACGTCAAATAG